The following proteins are encoded in a genomic region of Triticum dicoccoides isolate Atlit2015 ecotype Zavitan chromosome 1B, WEW_v2.0, whole genome shotgun sequence:
- the LOC119342318 gene encoding pentatricopeptide repeat-containing protein At1g43980, mitochondrial-like: MVRDNPTVAALSALLARSASLSAAAALHARLLRTSRLFSHPFLANCLAAAYSRLGATPSAIDLLTHAPGGAANRFSHNILLAALLKSRDLLAARRLFDGMPHRDTVAYNSMISGYAQSGRADEALRLVRRMRELGVRPSAFTFSIVSSAVCSAPHGKQVHAAAVRHGSAQHNAVVGNTLVDMYRRVGLLKYAMRVFWNMNELDMVSLNSVMSVYKEDGQSSAVFECFRLTRSHGFSVDECSMSTVLTACTDIQDLAMGDQLLALCVKTGLLSNSIICSAVISLLSMSDRLPDAVRLFEGLTKWDSETCNAMISCYARSGLMEQALGLFVVALRNAVLPTEFTFASVLRWSSCFGLMEQGTQLQALVYKCGFQDDMIVATALIDMYCKLGSLKHARKLFDSVCVKDLVLWNTMIIGLSQNGGGREALEVFWWMLDCGVKPDRITLFGALSACSLGGLVNEAMNIISLFKAKYHVVPGLEHYACVADMLSRAGLFREAEDLVQNKLQKCNTAALLNILEACMIQGDFTMAESIAENMLKLKPRSSLPYTVLARTYGARCKWESMARMWRSMEALGAKKVGECSWLCIKNEIHVFTSEQILHQGSEATYAVLDLLFWDMMDEISMMDRIHAPGCVGIIHTQDPKKS, from the coding sequence ATGGTGAGGGACAACCCGACAGTCGCCGCCCTCTCAGCGCTTCTTGCCCGCTCCGCTTCTCTGTCCGCCGCTGCGGCGCTCCACGCCCGCCTGCTCCGCACCTCGCGCCTCTTCAGCCACCCCTTCCTCGCCAACTGCCTCGCCGCCGCTTACTCCCGCCTCGGCGCCACCCCTTCCGCCATTGACCTGCTCACCCACGCGCCGGGCGGCGCAGCCAACCGCTTCTCGCACAACATCCTCCTCGCCGCGCTGCTCAAGTCCCGTGACCTCCTCGCGGCTCGGAGGCTGTTCGACGGAATGCCCCACAGGGACACCGTGGCCTACAATTCCATGATCTCTGGCTACGCTCAAAGCGGACGCGCCGACGAGGCGCTCCGGCTTGTGCGCAGGATGAGGGAGCTCGGCGTCAGGCCTAGCGCCTTCACCTTCTCCATTGTCTCGTCCGCGGTCTGCTCTGCTCCCCACGGGAAGCAGGTTCATGCAGCTGCCGTCCGTCACGGCTCTGCCCAACACAATGCCGTCGTCGGCAACACGCTTGTCGACATGTATCGGCGTGTCGGCCTCTTGAAATATGCCATGCGCGTCTTTTGGAATATGAACGAACTGGACATGGTTTCGCTGAATTCTGTCATGTCAGTGTACAAGGAAGATGGCCAGAGCAGTGCAGTGTTTGAGTGTTTCCGGTTGACTAGAAGCCATGGGTTTTCGGTTGATGAATGCAGTATGTCAACGGTGCTTACCGCTTGTACAGATATCCAGGATTTGGCTATGGGAGATCAGCTCTTGGCCCTTTGCGTCAAAACAGGACTCCTGTCAAATTCTATCATTTGTAGTGCTGTTATCAGCCTATTGTCCATGTCTGACAGACTACCTGATGCTGTTAGGCTTTTCGAGGGATTAACAAAATGGGACTCAGAAACATGTAACGCAATGATATCGTGCTATGCCAGGAGTGGTTTAATGGAGCAAGCTCTGGGCCTCTTTGTGGTGGCTCTGCGAAATGCTGTTCTTCCAACTGAGTTCACTTTTGCGAGTGTGCTGAGATGGAGTTCATGTTTTGGTCTGATGGAGCAGGGCACACAACTGCAAGCGCTGGTATATAAATGTGGGTTTCAGGATGATATGATTGTTGCCACTGCTCTCATTGACATGTATTGTAAGTTAGGTTCCTTGAAGCATGCCAGGAAACTCTTCGATAGTGTTTGTGTCAAGGATTTGGTGTTATGGAATACAATGATCATCGGTCTATCGCAGAATGGGGGAGGTAGAGAAGCTCTTGAAGTGTTTTGGTGGATGCTGGACTGTGGTGTCAAGCCAGATAGAATTACTCTTTTCGGAGCTTTATCTGCTTGTAGCTTGGGAGGTTTGGTTAATGAAGCAATGAATATAATTTCCCTGTTTAAAGCCAAGTACCATGTCGTCCCTGGCCTGGAGCACTATGCATGTGTGGCTGACATGTTAAGCCGTGCAGGATTGTTTAGAGAGGCAGAAGATTTAGTCCAGAACAAGTTGCAGAAGTGCAATACTGCTGCCCTCCTCAATATTCTCGAGGCTTGCATGATTCAAGGGGATTTCACCATGGCAGAGTCTATCGCAGAGAATATGTTGAAACTGAAGCCTCGGTCATCACTGCCATACACTGTTCTGGCTCGAACATATGGTGCAAGATGTAAGTGGGAAAGCATGGCCAGGATGTGGAGGTCAATGGAAGCTTTAGGTGCAAAGAAGGTTGGGGAATGTAGCTGGCTCTGCATCAAGAATGAAATCCATGTGTTTACATCTGAACAAATATTGCATCAAGGAAGCGAAGCTACGTATGCAGTTTTAGATCTATTGTTCTGGGACATGATGGATGAGATCTCCATGATGGATCGCATTCATGCTCCTGGTTGTGTTGGTATAATTCATACACAAGATCCCAAGAAGAGTTAA